The Nicotiana tabacum cultivar K326 chromosome 14, ASM71507v2, whole genome shotgun sequence genome contains a region encoding:
- the LOC107810652 gene encoding outer envelope pore protein 16-2, chloroplastic, which translates to MNSNLETRSLLHGFDKGGFFDLGHPLLNRIAESFVKAAGIGAVQAVAREAYFTASEGASGDSTSIPPEITGPKNRFPDLRGETNRKSIEALVKSTGKESVQWGLAAGMYSGLTYGLKEARGVHDWKNSALAGAITGAALALTLEDRSHEQVVQCAITGAAISSAANLLTGIF; encoded by the exons atgaaCAGTAACTTGGAGACTCGATCATTGCTCCATGGCTTTGACAAGGGAGGTTTCTTTGATTTGGGACATCCTCTTCTCAACCGTATTGCTGAAAGCTTCGTCAAAGCTGCCGGG ATTGGTGCTGTTCAAGCGGTTGCTCGTGAGGCTTATTTCACTGCTTCTGAAG GTGCAAGTGGAGATAGTACCAGCATACCACCAGAGATCACTGGTCCCAAGAATCGATTTCCAGACCTTAGAG GGGAGACTAACAGAAAGTCAATTGAGGCCCTG GTAAAGAGCACCGGAAAAGAGTCCGTTCAATGGG GACTAGCTGCAGGGATGTACTCTGGTCTTACTTATGGATTGAAGGAGGCTCGTGGAGTTCATGATTGG AAAAATAGTGCTTTGGCGGGAGCAATAACTGGTGCGGCTTTGGCTTTGACACTGGAGGATCGTTCTCATGAACAGGTGGTGCAGTGTGCTATTACAGGAGCAGCTATCTCTAGTGCCGCGAATCTGCTTACAGGAATATTCTAG